The following proteins are co-located in the Leptolyngbyaceae cyanobacterium genome:
- a CDS encoding amino acid adenylation domain-containing protein: protein MQSLTIEGFQISPQQKRVCLLQEAEHNQPYRVTGMVVIEGEVDRDILKTACQKVVEKYEILRTNFQTLKGMTIPLQVVRDRAFITIDERDLPTNVSQYLNELSFDLEKGSVLSISLVKVDNKKDFLLMAMPAICADAVSLHNLVREIGISYTNCLQGKEFSDPPLQYADIAAWQNELFEEDAETPKEYWRKQDFSKLLDGKLPYEQHRDSLGFNPQFIAVDLNTNILVGQDNAKIRSLLMTCWQILLWRLTGHSEVAIAVRCDGRNYEELETTIGLLAKYLPVYVKLDANAKFNEIWQQIEQTIEEVEQWQESFNWEEVFQYQDKGQPISFFPFSFDFFNQPHHYVTESISLSIQKQYTCIDRFKLKLVCLYQNSSLTAELHYDANLFNREDIERLAAQFQTLLASAINNPEIAIAKLDILSPSERQQLLVEFNQTQADFPPYSSIHQWFEAQAQQTPNNIAVVFENQSLTYQELDTKANQLANHLISLGVKAEDIVALCVERSIDLIVGILGILKAGGAYLPLDPTLPSEALTFRIQDSQASILITQKHLINKLPQHQTPVVCIDSDIHLFSSSFPISSPQNLVYVIYTSGSTGKPKGVAVEHRQLLNYINGIIKQINLPKGSCFATISTFAADLGNTAIFAALCTGGCLHIISQERATNSEALADYCSRHSIDCLKIVPSHLNALLTYSHPEQILPKKCLIIGGEAASWNLINFVQKHAPECQIINHYGPTETTVGVLTFPVNSRLNSDKVPLGRPLANTQVYLLDSYQQPVPIGVPGEIYIGGDNVTRGYLNQPELTAEKFIKDNFSMLNSKLYKTGDLARFRPDGILEFLGRVDDQIKLHGFRIELGEIEATIRQHSEVRETVVLLREDEPSVQRLVAYIVSQVENDREKTLSVDNLRDFVRQKLPEYMVPANFVFLKALPLTSNGKIDRKSLPIPERLQPELRGDFVPPQNEVESTIASIWQELLHVEKVGIYDNFFDIGGHSLLLIQLHSKLREAFNKPIAVSDLFKHPTINALAKYISQQEDAQISAVSQSSARANLRKELRQKQLRKKH, encoded by the coding sequence ATGCAGAGTTTAACGATAGAGGGATTTCAAATTTCACCACAACAAAAGCGAGTTTGTTTGTTGCAGGAAGCTGAACATAACCAACCGTATCGGGTGACTGGTATGGTGGTTATTGAGGGAGAAGTCGATCGGGATATTTTGAAAACAGCTTGTCAAAAAGTTGTTGAAAAGTATGAAATATTACGGACGAATTTCCAGACTTTAAAAGGAATGACTATTCCGTTGCAAGTCGTTCGCGATCGCGCTTTCATTACTATTGATGAGCGAGATTTACCTACAAATGTTTCTCAATATTTAAACGAATTATCATTTGATTTAGAAAAGGGTTCTGTTTTATCAATTTCTTTGGTTAAAGTTGACAATAAAAAAGACTTTTTATTGATGGCAATGCCAGCAATTTGCGCTGATGCGGTATCGCTGCATAATTTGGTGCGCGAAATAGGGATTAGTTATACTAATTGTTTGCAAGGAAAAGAGTTTTCCGATCCACCTTTGCAATATGCAGATATAGCAGCATGGCAAAATGAACTGTTTGAAGAAGATGCGGAAACTCCGAAAGAATATTGGCGCAAACAAGATTTTTCTAAGTTGTTGGATGGTAAACTGCCTTACGAACAACATAGAGACAGTTTAGGTTTTAATCCGCAATTTATTGCTGTTGATTTAAATACAAATATTTTAGTTGGTCAAGATAATGCGAAAATTCGATCGCTATTAATGACTTGTTGGCAGATTCTACTTTGGCGGTTGACGGGACATTCGGAAGTTGCGATCGCAGTAAGATGCGATGGCAGAAATTATGAAGAACTAGAAACAACAATTGGTTTATTAGCCAAATATTTACCTGTTTATGTAAAACTTGATGCCAATGCTAAATTTAATGAAATTTGGCAGCAAATTGAACAAACTATAGAAGAAGTTGAGCAATGGCAAGAATCTTTTAATTGGGAAGAAGTTTTTCAATATCAGGACAAGGGACAACCAATATCTTTCTTTCCATTTAGTTTTGATTTTTTCAATCAACCGCATCACTATGTAACAGAAAGTATTTCTCTATCTATCCAAAAACAATATACTTGCATCGATCGATTTAAACTTAAACTAGTTTGTTTATATCAAAATAGTAGTTTGACAGCAGAATTGCACTATGATGCGAACTTATTTAATCGAGAAGATATCGAACGCTTGGCGGCGCAGTTTCAGACACTATTAGCTAGTGCAATTAATAACCCGGAAATTGCGATCGCAAAACTCGACATCCTCAGTCCCAGCGAACGCCAACAGTTATTAGTTGAATTTAACCAAACTCAAGCTGATTTTCCACCTTATTCATCAATTCATCAATGGTTTGAAGCACAAGCACAGCAAACACCAAATAATATTGCTGTTGTGTTTGAAAATCAATCTTTAACTTATCAAGAACTCGATACAAAAGCTAATCAACTCGCTAATCATCTAATCTCTTTGGGAGTTAAAGCTGAAGATATCGTTGCACTTTGCGTCGAGAGATCGATCGATCTAATCGTCGGAATCTTGGGTATTCTTAAAGCTGGCGGCGCATATTTACCCCTCGATCCAACTCTACCTTCAGAAGCATTAACCTTCAGAATACAAGATTCCCAAGCGTCTATTCTTATTACTCAAAAACACCTAATCAATAAACTTCCTCAACATCAAACACCAGTCGTTTGTATTGATAGCGATATCCATCTTTTCTCCTCTTCTTTTCCCATCTCTTCCCCTCAGAATTTGGTATATGTTATTTATACTTCCGGTTCTACAGGAAAACCGAAAGGTGTTGCTGTCGAACATCGACAATTACTTAACTATATAAATGGCATTATCAAACAAATTAATTTACCAAAAGGTAGCTGCTTTGCCACCATTTCTACTTTTGCTGCTGACTTAGGTAATACAGCTATTTTCGCCGCTTTATGTACGGGAGGATGTTTGCATATAATCTCCCAGGAACGCGCTACTAATTCAGAAGCACTCGCTGATTATTGTAGTCGTCATTCGATCGACTGTTTAAAAATCGTTCCTTCCCATTTAAATGCACTGTTAACTTATTCCCATCCAGAGCAAATTTTACCCAAAAAATGCTTAATTATCGGCGGTGAAGCTGCTAGTTGGAATTTAATCAATTTTGTACAAAAACACGCGCCAGAATGCCAAATAATTAACCATTATGGCCCCACTGAAACTACTGTTGGCGTTCTCACTTTTCCAGTTAATTCTCGTTTAAATTCTGACAAAGTTCCCCTTGGTCGTCCTCTGGCAAATACGCAAGTTTATTTACTGGATAGCTATCAGCAACCAGTCCCGATAGGTGTACCGGGTGAAATTTATATCGGCGGGGATAACGTTACCAGAGGTTACCTCAATCAACCAGAATTAACCGCCGAAAAATTTATAAAAGACAATTTTTCGATGTTAAACTCAAAACTTTATAAAACTGGAGATTTAGCAAGGTTTAGACCGGATGGCATATTAGAATTTTTAGGTCGAGTTGACGACCAAATTAAGTTACATGGTTTTCGGATTGAACTAGGAGAAATTGAAGCTACTATCCGCCAGCATTCTGAAGTGCGGGAGACGGTTGTTTTGTTACGGGAAGATGAACCAAGCGTTCAGCGTTTAGTAGCATACATCGTTTCACAGGTAGAAAACGATCGAGAAAAAACCCTTTCAGTTGATAATCTGCGGGATTTTGTCAGACAAAAATTGCCTGAATATATGGTTCCGGCAAACTTCGTATTTCTCAAAGCTTTACCGTTGACATCGAATGGGAAAATAGACCGCAAATCTTTACCAATTCCCGAACGGTTGCAACCAGAACTCAGGGGTGATTTTGTCCCGCCGCAAAATGAAGTGGAAAGTACGATCGCATCGATTTGGCAAGAGTTACTTCACGTTGAAAAAGTTGGTATTTATGACAATTTTTTCGATATTGGCGGACATTCATTGTTGCTGATTCAATTACATAGTAAATTGCGAGAAGCGTTTAATAAACCAATAGCAGTTAGCGATCTATTTAAACATCCCACAATTAACGCTCTGGCTAAATATATCAGTCAACAAGAAGATGCTCAAATTTCTGCGGTTTCTCAAAGTTCTGCCAGAGCAAATTTGCGAAAAGAATTAAGGCAAAAACAGTTGAGAAAAAAGCATTGA